One genomic window of Solanum stenotomum isolate F172 chromosome 9, ASM1918654v1, whole genome shotgun sequence includes the following:
- the LOC125876441 gene encoding xyloglucan endotransglucosylase/hydrolase protein 24-like, with the protein MIKTSSCIFSFLVLICFLVVVAFGGTFDQEFDVTWGYGRVKILENGQLLTLSLDRSSGSGFKSKQQYMFAKIDMKIKLVPGNSAGTATTYYLSSVGSAHDEIDFEFLGNVSGEPYTLHTNVYAQGKGDREQQFYLWFDPTKDFHTYSILWNPRNIIFLVDGTPIRQYKNLEATNGIPYPKNQPMWLYSSLWNAEEWATRGGLVRTDWSKAPFIASYRNFNAQTSKNPIANSWLTQSLDNVGLARMKWVQKNYMIYNYCTDTKRFPQGFPHECTLN; encoded by the exons ATGATCAAAACTTCAAgttgtatattttctttcttGGTTCTTATATGTTTCTTGGTGGTGGTGGCTTTTGGTGGTACTTTCGACCAAGAATTTGATGTTACATGGGGTTATGGGAGGGTGAAAATACTCGAAAACGGGCAACTTCTCACTCTTTCCCTTGATAGAAGTTCTGGCTCTGGATTTAAGTCTAAACAACAATATATGTTTGCAAAGATTGACATGAAGATCAAACTTGTCCCTGGTAATTCTGCTGGCACCGCTACTACATACTAT TTATCTTCAGTGGGGTCAGCTCATGATGAGATTGACTTTGAGTTTCTTGGGAATGTAAGTGGAGAACCATATACTCTTCATACAAATGTGTATGCACAAGGCAAGGGAGATAGGGAACAACAATTTTATCTTTGGTTTGACCCTACTAAGGATTTCCACACCTACTCTATTCTTTGGAATCCTCGAAATATCAT attttTAGTAGATGGGACACCAATAAGGCAATACAAGAATCTTGAAGCAACAAATGGAATACCTTACCCAAAGAACCAACCAATGTGGTTATACTCAAGTCTATGGAATGCTGAGGAATGGGCAACAAGAGGTGGCCTTGTAAGGACTGATTGGAGTAAAGCCCCTTTTATTGCTTCTTATAGAAACTTCAATGCCCAAACTTCCAAGAATCCCATAGCCAATTCTTGGTTAACTCAATCATTGGATAATGTTGGCTTAGCAAGGATGAAATGGGTGCAAAAGAACTATATGATATACAATTATTGCACTGATACTAAACGTTTCCCTCAAGGATTCCCTCATGAATGCACTCTAAACTAA